One genomic segment of Burkholderia pyrrocinia includes these proteins:
- a CDS encoding flagella synthesis protein FlgN: MREELLATVNDEHATVEAFASLLAYEEKALTTPEPLDMLPGIVEKKSELIDRLAQLERTRDTQLSALGFASGKKGMDQAAERDARLAGRWQLLQQAAERARQANANNGMLIRIRMDYNERALAVLRSAPAPAGVYGPDGRVSALMR, from the coding sequence ATGAGAGAAGAGCTGCTGGCCACGGTCAACGACGAACACGCGACGGTCGAGGCGTTCGCGTCCCTGCTCGCCTATGAAGAAAAGGCGCTGACGACGCCCGAGCCGCTCGACATGCTGCCGGGGATCGTCGAGAAGAAGAGCGAGCTGATCGACCGGCTCGCGCAGCTCGAGCGCACGCGCGACACGCAGTTGTCCGCGCTCGGCTTTGCGTCGGGCAAGAAAGGAATGGACCAGGCCGCCGAGCGCGATGCACGCCTCGCCGGCCGCTGGCAGTTGCTGCAGCAGGCCGCCGAACGCGCGCGCCAGGCCAACGCGAACAACGGGATGCTGATCCGGATCCGGATGGACTACAACGAGCGCGCACTCGCGGTGCTGCGCTCGGCCCCCGCGCCGGCCGGCGTCTACGGCCCCGACGGGCGCGTGTCGGCGCTGATGCGCTGA
- the flgM gene encoding flagellar biosynthesis anti-sigma factor FlgM, translating to MKIDSTPNPSPLAPTGNGATRAQSGAAQSSAQAADAGSTGGDTTVNLSGLSGQLRSVSASGNGDIDTGLVQSIKEALNNGTLTIDANKIADGVLNTARELLQQQRPQGS from the coding sequence GTGAAGATCGATTCCACTCCGAACCCGAGCCCCCTCGCGCCGACCGGCAACGGTGCGACCCGTGCGCAATCCGGCGCGGCCCAGTCGTCCGCGCAGGCGGCCGACGCAGGATCGACCGGCGGCGACACGACCGTGAACCTGTCGGGTCTGTCCGGCCAGTTGCGCTCGGTATCCGCGTCCGGCAACGGCGATATCGACACGGGCCTGGTCCAGTCGATCAAGGAAGCGCTGAACAACGGCACGCTGACGATCGACGCGAACAAGATTGCCGACGGCGTATTGAATACCGCCCGCGAGCTGCTGCAGCAGCAGCGCCCGCAGGGTAGCTGA
- the flgA gene encoding flagellar basal body P-ring formation chaperone FlgA gives MTGSALRGRNGRLTHVRRAFALAAALWIAASAAHADDGMIVIPGRGETAETALAHANAASGGQFGGNAGMASGAGIAPDAGRAAAGSGGTAGTAAAGYAAQPAGAMVVTNVPPPPAPAAAPAPVYAAARANTGYGAPRTADPDAIATVVAGTAGPASNPARLAPQPIAARMAAARATSAAPAPRAPVASANPAQAAAVAQSATPPGQQDPDSIRRAALAFLQQQIAGLPGKTTATVTTAFPRGLAACTTLEPFLPTGARLWGRTTVGVRCAGERPWTVYLQAKVAVQATYYVAARQIAPGEPLGAADLIARDGDLTVLPLAVITDPAQAIGSTALARISAGLPLRQDMLKSAASVSAGQTVRVVAAGPGFTISAEGSVLANAAPGQSVRVRMAAGQIVTAIVKDAGTVEIPL, from the coding sequence ATGACTGGCAGCGCACTTCGCGGCAGGAACGGGCGGCTCACGCACGTCCGGCGTGCGTTTGCGCTCGCCGCGGCGCTGTGGATCGCCGCATCGGCCGCGCATGCGGACGACGGGATGATCGTGATTCCCGGACGCGGCGAGACGGCCGAAACCGCGCTCGCGCACGCCAATGCGGCGAGCGGCGGACAGTTCGGCGGGAATGCGGGGATGGCTTCGGGTGCGGGCATCGCGCCGGACGCCGGACGTGCGGCGGCCGGCTCGGGTGGTACGGCCGGCACTGCCGCTGCCGGCTACGCGGCGCAACCGGCCGGCGCGATGGTCGTGACGAACGTCCCGCCGCCGCCCGCGCCGGCCGCCGCGCCTGCCCCCGTCTACGCAGCCGCTCGCGCGAACACCGGTTACGGCGCACCGCGCACCGCCGATCCCGACGCCATCGCGACGGTCGTCGCCGGTACGGCCGGGCCCGCGTCGAATCCCGCGCGGCTGGCGCCACAGCCAATCGCCGCGCGCATGGCGGCGGCCCGCGCCACGTCAGCCGCGCCGGCGCCGCGCGCGCCGGTGGCTTCCGCCAACCCGGCCCAGGCGGCCGCCGTGGCCCAGAGCGCGACGCCGCCCGGCCAGCAGGACCCCGACTCGATCCGGCGCGCGGCCCTCGCGTTCCTGCAGCAGCAGATCGCCGGCCTGCCCGGCAAGACCACCGCGACGGTCACGACCGCGTTTCCGCGCGGGCTCGCCGCGTGCACGACGCTCGAGCCGTTCCTGCCGACCGGCGCGCGCCTGTGGGGCCGCACGACGGTCGGCGTACGCTGCGCGGGCGAGCGGCCGTGGACCGTCTACCTGCAGGCGAAGGTCGCCGTGCAGGCCACCTATTACGTCGCCGCGCGCCAGATCGCGCCCGGCGAGCCGCTGGGCGCGGCCGACCTGATCGCGCGCGACGGCGACCTGACGGTGCTGCCGCTCGCGGTGATCACCGATCCGGCGCAGGCGATCGGCTCGACCGCGCTCGCGCGCATCTCGGCCGGGCTGCCGCTGCGGCAGGACATGCTGAAGAGCGCGGCGTCGGTGTCGGCCGGCCAGACGGTGCGGGTCGTCGCGGCCGGCCCCGGTTTCACGATTTCGGCCGAGGGCAGCGTGCTCGCGAATGCGGCGCCCGGCCAGTCGGTGCGGGTGCGGATGGCGGCGGGCCAGATCGTCACGGCGATCGTCAAGGACGCCGGCACCGTGGAAATTCCGCTGTAG